The following nucleotide sequence is from Podospora bellae-mahoneyi strain CBS 112042 chromosome 1 map unlocalized CBS112042p_1, whole genome shotgun sequence.
ATCGTTCCATGACTTCGAGCCAGAATATTCACGTATATTCGGATGAAACCACAGGAAAAGAGCTTATTAACGCACGAGCTGGCTGTTTGGGAGAAGCATGCCAAGGGtaaaggaagagaagaggacgaAGGGTTGGTTATGTAAGTGGCCTTGTTACTTTTCTTGAGTTCCTAAGTCTTTCTTTGCACGATTGGAAGGCTCAATGTGGTTGGTTCTATCCAGTGCCATCCCCTAGGTCCTGGGCATCAGACACCTTCCGCGCCGTCCCCACAACTCTGAGTCCCATGTCAACTCAACCAAACGTCCCCCAAGATAGACACATAGAGATCCTTGGCCGGAGCTTGGCTTGTCGTGGCCCTGACGGACAGCTGCCTTTCGATCTACCACAGGATAGAGCGGAAGCTTCCCTGGCAGACCCAGACAACAGGCGCTTTTGGGGCGTCATGAGAGGCACACCAGAGATTTTCTGGGAGTCTCTCAGGGAGATTGCGGTTATGCTGCACTCTGGTAACTAGGATGCTTAGTAAGTTTAAGGGTTTAAAGTCTGTGATATGAAGGCTAGGAAGTTTGGATTCTAGCCCTCATGCTGCAACGGTGTCGAGTTACAGAGGAAGAAACAAGGGAAATCTTTCAATAACATCGGCCAGACCCAGGTATGTTCAATAATCCGTAATCGTTAAGTGGCTGCTAACAACGGCGAATTACCCGGGGAACACAACAGGGATTTAACATCAGCGAGGATGTCACCCATTGATGGGACAGCCGACCGCTTCTTGGACTGTATGCGCTCTACGACCGCAAGCAAACAGCAGGTGATGAGGGCAGGCGCCCCAAAAAGGAcggatggtgttgtggtgaAAGGATGTGCTACCGACCGGCGTTGATGCTCTTTGCGGTCGAGGGAATGTTTTGCCGTTTTCAGACTTATCATGGTCTGGAAGGTCACGTGATAAGGCACACGGTTACAAGCAGAGCAACCGGATGGGTAAAAAGCAACCAATGGGGAAGGGATCATGAGTTCTGTCAATCATCCAGCAATCTGGAGATAGGATCATTGCGGCTTTGAAATGATCCAGAATAActataatctatatatacggaggaactagctagcTTGAAGATAGTTctgcagtatgcaattcacaTTGTGAGTTCTCAAGGACCAAGCACTTACGAGAGACAATTGGTGATCTTTGTTGTGTACCTTTTGGCTACACCGAACCgttattcagaagcagccttcaacccagtatccctttcagaggttccgatcaggggttcgtcacaatAGGCCTATAATACTGGCCAGGCCAATATCTTACGATGACCCGCACTTTGGTTAGAGGGGTACCGTTTCGAGATGGAATTTGTATAGGCGTGAGTCGATTTTTCGCCGAATGCACCAAAATCGGGGTCAGCCAGATCGGACTCTGGCTCATCTGTTCGCTCTGGTGTGCGAGACGCTGTGCATCGGTCGGTAGGTATATGATAGAGGTCGAGTACGAACCCTATTACAGAGTCTATTCAGGTGGATTACAATTGGTTAGTAATACAATATACGAGGTTACCCACTATACTATCTGTCTACAGTACCTATAAGGTACTTCAGCCCAGTACCACAGCTGTGAGCTTTAGGTGTCGTGCATGAGCCTTCCGTTGCACTAATTACTGTGTGCGTTTACTGTTTACAGGGCCTCAGGCCTGTAAATGGCCATACCTATTTCAATAATAAATCGAAAACGGCCTCTTTTGTCTTGAAGTCCATCATCAGCTAGATCAACTGTCATCAAGACAAGAGATCAACCCAGCTAGTCGACACCACGGCTCCCAAGTCTCTCGCCATCACGGCGGTGTACGttctcctctctctcgctTCCGCAACCCCCGTCACCCTCGAAGCAAGAGATCTCCTGAACCCCATTGGACCAACTGCCACGGCCGAGCAGGAGAAATGGTGCCTGGCTCTCGACTATGACACCTACAGCTGCTACAACACCGCGGCCATCTCCTCAACCGGCCAGCTCAACAGCGGCCAGGACCCTGGCAAGAGCCAGAACGAAATCCTCAGCTTCTGCCACAAAGAGGACTGCCTCACCAAGCACAACATCTACGTCCAGTCCAAGTGCAACAACGGCTGGTGCGCCCATATGTACGACTACTATTTCGAGTCCGACTTCGGCATCGGCGGCAGGGAGCACATCGCCGTCTGGGTTCAGAACGGACAGCTCAAGTTTGTCTCTGCTTCCGAGCACGGCAAATGGAACATCCACTTCCCTGGGCAGAACCCCAAGATCCGTTTTGAGGGAAGCACTCACGCCAAGATTGTCTACCACAAAGATGGTGCTGGTACCCATGCCTTCCGCTATGCGAACGGCGGTGATGAGCCTCCTGAGAACCACTGGCAGAGCTGGCGTTGGCGCATTGGTGCCGGTCTGCTGAAGTGGGACTCGATCGCCGGCAACCTGCGCACTACGCTGTCTCAAAAGGATTGGGGTAAGGCTGAGGTGGCTGTTAGGGACAAGGGCGGCAAGGCCTGGAGCTTTGGCTGGTACTTGGACCGCTCCAGATACTACTGCGTTACCGAGCTCGAGTGCCCCGGTAACCTGGCTACGGCGTTTGATCCTTGGGCTTGAGTGGAAGGACAGTGGGTTGTGATGGAACTACATAAACCAGGTGTTGGAGTACAGGGGTTGGAAAGGAGGGATACATGTAGGAACTAGATGTACACAGTTGTCTTTATCAGCTGGGCCTTTTCTCAGGTAGCCTTCAAATTTGATTGCTTGTGTACTCTAGCCAGGTAACCAATTGGACTGACTTCAACGCATATatcccctcatcctcgtgTATTGGTTTCAAAgcgagggtggaggaagaTTGCCCGCTAACTGGAAGCTGAATGCACATAGTTCTCTAGAGATAGGTAGATAGTTACCAGTTGACGTAAACACCCATTCTCCAATGGAGCCCCAGGCCCTCCTTGCAACTTCCATACTGTGTAATATGCCCCAGGCACCTCAAATAGAATTGCTGCCCCTCAAAGCCGCTGGTGGCCCCTGCTTGCAGCTGCACGTCTAGCCAACTCCATCATGCGGATTGTTGTTGCACGCATTCCCTTGGTCTGTGAACTGACTCCTGGCAAGGAAATTTGGGGCTGGTTGCGATGTCCGCGCCACTCTTATCTCGGATTTCCCCAATGGCATGCCTAGATTTGGGAGGGACGGAGATTGActttgggtgggtgggatgatgacAGTGGATGAGACTCGGCTGTAGGTATAAAGCTAGCAAGTTCCATCCCATGGAGAGTCCAGAGCTTAGGTGGGTATGAGTTCAGACTACAGCCAAGAACCAACCTAAAACGAAGACAGCCATTCTTCTCGCCGTCCTGTTTGTCAGGGCCAGCTCCCTTCCTGTCGCTCTATCTCTCGAGGCCAAGGTATATCTGTCCCTTTCTGTGAGTCACACAGCGGTGTTGATCTGTGCATAGGAGACACAAGACCGCCATGTTCACCCTGCCGGGGCTTGGCAGTCTCCCACAGTTGATGCCACGAGCACCCGTGCGCAGTGGGTGTCCTCATACGgaaacaaacccccaaagAAGGCCCAGGAGAATGAGCCGACTGTGAATGGTACGAGCACTCGTGTACAGTGGGTGTCCTCCTACGGTAACaatccccccaaaaaagctCAAGAGAGCCCCACTGTGGATGCAACAAGCACTCGGGCAAAGTGGGTGTCCTCCTATGGTAACAAACCCCCGAAGAAGGGAGCGTCGTTTTCAGACCATTGGGTAAGTTGCTCGTTGTCTTAGAAGCTACCTCCATACCTATAGTCAGTGTGGTTCCAGGATACATGCTaacaccttcctcaccagCTTCCTGTCGGTCCCGGTTACTTGGACCTTGATGCACTCGAGTCTGGCTACCATGCCCACTTGATGATCATGCACGACTCGACTTCTTGGCTTCAGTCCGGGATGACGGCCATCAAGGGTTTCATGCGCAGGTTCGCTTAAGGCTATGGCACTGCCAGCCagtgtttgtttgttggagGAAGCCATTCGACGGGGTGCCGTACTGCCGGTGCACCGCCTGCTATTCATTGAGGTAATCTGAGTCATAAATGTAGAGGATTGAAGTGGGATggttctttcttttccttccttGACCTTTTCGTCTTAACGGTTGATTTGGCTTCGGAGGCCACTGGATGGTTTACAAGGACCAAACACAAGGCATCTGGGCCTGAAAAAACACTTACTTTGCTCCAATGATAATATAACTGCCTCATTTAGGTAGCTACTTAGGTACCTACTATCTCACATAACGAGTAACACACCAATACACTGATCTCTCAGCAACTTTTAGAGTCCAAGCCTACCGCCTTTCAGCCATTAAAACACAAACCAAGTAGGTGGCGGTTGAGGAATCGAGATTTTGTTGGTTACCTATCATTTGATGGCAAGTACAGACATATGCAGTGCTGATAGACAACTTGGACTGCGTTTTGTCTCTGCCGATAGCTGACCCTCCCGATCCAGGCCCAACCAACATCTTATTTGACGAAGCCTCGGGGTGTATAACCGCCCTCGTTGATTATGACTTTTCCTGGATCTCTCACCCCTCTTACGAGTTTCTGCGCTCATTCGATGGTCTCGGGGGCTAATTTCGAGGCTGGTCCAGCGACGAAGAGAGCCAGGAAGTAGCGTTGAGAGATGCCAAACTCCACGGGTTTCCTGTCTCCCTaccatccaccaccgagTCAGACTCGGGAGTTGATTGGGTTGTTGCGAAGGCCCGGGAGGAGGCATTGGAGGCTGAAGGAGTCAAACGACCAAGGGCTATGGAAGGTATCGATAGGGTGGCTGACGTTGACACAATCCTATGTGCTACTTTGCCATGGCGCGTGACCAACACCGACATCTTGGCTCGCCAGACTGAGGAGGTTATCATTAAATGCAGAAACAATAATGAGGAGCATCTTGACAAGTTGTTGACCCGCCTGGGATTCTGATCTCTGGTACACTAAGGCAGATAGTCGGTTGGACGTGGTTTAAATGGTCCATGGGTCGGACTTCGATGCAGCGGAGGCAGAAGGAGGAAATCGATATTTTATGTGCTCCGCGTTCTAGAAAAGTTTTTTTTATGTATTAATGCCAATATGTATCTTTGGGCTTACTAAAATGAACAGAGATAGACACATGCTACAACATATACATAGGTAGGCAGGTACAGTGAGGTTGTGTCCTTATTTTCCCTTGTGGTTTCGGTATGAAGTTGTGATGGATAGGCACTTTAGCAACCACCGGCTAAATCGTCAACCTTGGAGCACACAATTGTGGGTCGAGCACATCTCACTTATGTCATGTTGATGTTCTGTCGATGTCATGTTGATGGAGCGGCGAGTATCTTGACTGGAATTGCGGTGAATAAGTCTTTTGCTAGGGGACAGATGGTGAttgtggatggtgttgtgaaGGTCCCTGATTGTGACCGCGGAGCCACATACCACTACACTATGAACCCACGTTGCATAAAAGCATCAAATCAATCAAGCTGCCCAAGCTCGATCGATCCAGTCGTTATATACGTTCACGCACTGCATGTTGGCCATACCTGTCAGCCAGTGCCGTGATACTGATGACTAGAAGAGGCACTTGTACCCGACAATGGCTGCGCCAAGCATCATCAATTCATAGCCCCTGAAGTCAACACGCCCAGCACTGCTCCTGATTGTCGTGGCGACGGCTGAAGCCCCGCTGCCCGAGGTCGGCCTGTGTGAGGTGGGAGCGGTAGTGATGGAAGAGTTACCGTGAGCTGAGATTGGCATGGTGCCGAGATCAGGCTCAGTCGCGGTTGCAGTCAAGGTGATAGAATCATCGTGAGCTGTAATCAGCATGGTGTTGAGGCCGGGCTCTGTGTATGTCGACGATATATCCTTTTCCCAGCATGCCCGGTGGTGCTCACCACTGTGATCTCCACACCGGTTTAATATCAAAAATTTTCGACCTTTCGTGTTATTTTCTTCACAATTCAACCAAAACCACCGCTTTTTTACTATTTCAAAATAGAATCCCAAATTCAAACGGCCCTTCAATACCTAGAAGAAAACCTGGGAGCTCCAGTGGCACGCGTCGCCCGGGAACATGGCCTTGAACGCAGTCAGCTTCAATCTCGCCTCGAGGGCCATGGGCCTACCAAAGGGCGTGAGCCACCACACATGCGTCTAAGCGATCCAGAAGAAGTTGTGATTTGCCGGTATATCGATCGCCTGGATGCTCTCAATATGGCAGTACGCCCTGAGTATATCACAGAGGCAGCAAACCGGATCCTCCTAGCCAGGTGCTCGCTGCCGTCGTCAAAGAGCATGGGTTACAGCCTGAGGACATATGGAATATGGACGAGACGGGGTTTCGAAATCGGGGTGGGCAAGAGCCAGCTTATTGTGATCAAGCGCAAGAGAGCTCACTACTTTGATATTCCTGAGAATAGGGAATCGGCCACGGCGCTCGAAGCTATCTCGGCCGTTGGGCGCTTTTGCCCAcccttcttggtcttggttgGCCAACTTCACATGACCCAGTGGCACGAGCAGGAGAAAGTGGAGCCAGAGACTGTGATATCGACCTCCCTCAGTTGCTATTCGAATGAGGAGCTTTCTTTGGAAGGGCTGAAGCACTCCGGCCGAAATTTCTGATGGATCTGGTGTTTTGAAGCGGTTACGGCGTTTTTAGTTCAAGAGGTtcgattgattgattgattgattgattgattgattgattgattgattgattgattgattgattgattgattaACGCCCGGGCGGCTAAGCCGAAAGGGCAACTATTACCGATTGAAGCATACACTCCCCAAGATATGCCCTGATCTCCCTAAAGCCCCATGCAAAGACCGATCTAGCTTATAcactcttttttcccctttctcTACGTATTCTCGTGGGTTAATAGGATTGTTAATAGGTTGGCTTGAAAGTCGGTTCTCCAAGTATTCAACGTCCCATCTTCGGCGGCTGAAGCGGTACCTGCTATCTATAGCACGAGGTAATAGGTGTAGGGTCGGTGgagagtggtggttggtCGGTTAGGTATTTCAGTTGGCCTGCGGTTGGTTCGCGTCGAGTCGGCCCGTGGACATTGCGAACTGAATCGTTGCCCGAACGGTCTTGACGTTCGGAGTCCAGTCTTCTTTATCCGACGGCGACTTCCCTCCTAGATAGAAGAAAATATTGCCTCTGTGAGTGGTTTTGCGCTAGAGCATCTCTGCTCGGTACGCCGTCCATTTCTTGCAccgggagaggaagagttcCACTGTCTCTCTCGCTTGTCCGAGGGTGGCTAGAAAATAACATTGCGGTCAATTACTTGTTTaactaggggagagcggacgggatcccgtgtATTCAACTGCCTATGATCGTATGTGATATGTTGTGCCGGCCCATGGGCTTATAACAGAATGGTATAACCTTAAGTTTGTCTCACGGCGTGGCTCGAGCTCGGCTATTTccgttgttgaggttgtgctATCACGACTAAGTCCACAAAATATGTGTGAAGAAGCGGAGAAGGATTATTTCGAACTCGCCAACGGTCTAGGTGTACACGAAAAAGGAAATTTTCGAAAAAGGACATACTCCTCAGCTCGCTATGAGTGAAATGCTGAAACCCATCCCCTTGTCTGCTCAACACCGGCACGCCCCCCATATATACAAAGTCAAAACACGTCCGTCTCTTTAGAATCCCTATTATTGATCACCTTAAAAACGGTTCAATCAAGCAGAAAACAAGGCCTTAAGCACCGTCTttaacctcctccccccaggaACAGTcgccttccccctctccaactccacacccccctccaactccctcagcaccctcccAATCTCCATATACGTCTCCACCGCCCCAATCATCGGCCCCCTTGCCTCCTTGGGAATCCCATTCATTTTCGGCCTCGCCTCATCATACAACTTGAACGCCTCGCTCAgtaatctcctcctcaggttCTCCACATGTTTCCCCCTTGGATGGGCGACGACGTCTTCTGGGGTGAGACCTTCCTCTTTGAGCCAGGTAGTGGGAAGGTAGACCCTTCCCATCTCGGCATCTACAACAATGTCCCGTGCAATGTTGACATACTGCAGCGCCACACCCATTGTTCGTGAAGCCGACATGAGCATCTTCTTGCGCTCATCAGGCATCTCTGGCTCGCAGTGCTCGATGATGAGAGCAACGCAGAGTTCGCCTACTGTTCCCGCCACGCATTGGCCGTAGTAGTTGAGCTTGTCCTCGTCGGCAATGGGGAACTTGGCCGACTCGGAGGAGTCATGAAAAGAAAATTGGGAGTCGAGCTCGAAGCCCTCGATGAGTTGGTAGAGAGGCTGAGAGGGGAGAATGGTAGCTGGGAGATACTTGAGTGCTGACTTTGCCTCGGGTGGGAAAGCCTCGTCGATATAATCGTCGATCCGGGCTTTGTTGGCTTTTACGTCGGACTTGTAGTGGAGGTCGAGAAACTTGTAGAGCTTGGTGGTCCAGGACTTGACTTCGGCGCGGGAGGTGGAGTCGTCGATGAGATCATCGGCGAGGCGGCAGAAGGAGTACCTGGAGAGCTGTTAGTGACATGCTGAGCAagatgggaggtgggatggaCTTACAGAAGAATCAAATCGATGCGAAGACGGCCGGTAAAAAGCGAGTTGGCCAGGTAGAAGCTTCTGCTCTTTGCCTTCAGCCGAGTCACAGCGTCAGACAGGCCCGCAATCCTTTCGAGATCGTATTGCTTGGTGTTTGAGAACCGGCTCTGGACTAACATCAAAGGCGTGGGAGACCGAGGCACCTTGGGGAACAGGTGAGGGAAGGCAAAGATGATGGCCAAGTACTGGTCAAAAACTGCCATGCCGAACACAATGAGGATATTGGTcgcgaggaagaaggtggcCTCCTCGATGTCAAGGACACCAAACAGACACCATCCCAGCTTCGTGCCGGACTCAATGGCCCAAGTTCCACGTCCCAAAGCCAGCTCGTCCACGAGCCACAAGTAGACTGTCGGAATGATGATCGGAACCACAGTGGAGGTCAAGGGCAGGGTTAGAATAAATCTGCCCGCAACAGTAAAGGTCAACAAGGCGAATGGGAAGGCCCATGCCAGAATAAGTCCCAGATAGGTGCCAGGACCGCCAGTTCTAATCTGGTGAACGCCATAGACCGTCAATGCGACGAGAATGCCCTGTCCGATAACCTTGCCTCTGGCGATCCGTTGCGGTGAGTTTCTCTGGGTGCTGAGGTACAGAGGGTGGAACAATGgcttgctgaggaggatgtaGAAGAGCGAGGTGATGTATGTTTGAATCACGAAGAAGAACAGCTCTTCAATTGGAATTCCATAGAGACGAGGCCCAATGATGGCGTCTGGCGGGTAGGTCCAAATGTTGCTTCTGATCAAGTATGAGTCCCATGGTAGCGTCGCGAGGAAGGAGACAACTATTAGACTCCCAATCTGGAGGAAGTGTATTCGGTGGAATATTGGGTAGGCGATAACTGTAAGCAACGCAGCAAGGGGTATCGTGTATTTTAAATGTCTAGACACCAAAGTTAGTATATTTACATGATCGTGTCTCGGGCGGCTCAAAGGAAGAGAGCAGAGCTTACACAAGGGCATAATCGTAAGCCATGATGAAAAGCGTGTTTGAGTGGTCGTGTAATGAGGTTATTCCGGGGTTCTCCAAGCCTTGGCTCGTCCCAAGGGCCCAAACGGTGAGAGAGTAAAGCACGTGTCGATCCCAACCAAAAAATGAGGCGTTTACAAGTCAATCCAGCGCGTCATGACAGAAAGTGACGATTCGTTTGCGGTGAAAGAGAGAGCAAAGCTACACATCCAGGGGAAAGAAAGGACGGGACCCCAAGCAAAATGAACCTTTCGTCATCGATCAAAGAAGGGGCCAGCCCTTCGGGGCCCGTGGCAGTGTCCGCCCTTTTTCTTGGAGGATCCATATCTAAGCACTCAAACCCACTGCAACATGTCGAGATAGAAGCGCCAAACAAATCGATTTCGATGGGGGTTGACCCTGGCCTGGCTCTCACATCTATCGGACGAACTGCCCCGTAATCCTGATGTCAGTGCAGCTGGGTCCCAAGAAGGATGACCCGCATATATTCAGCCCTGATGAGCAAGAGCCCGGTGACCTGTCAGATGCGGTTCTGGATCGGACGGAGTGCCCTGGAAAGTCAAAAGCGCCGCCGGCAGTAATATTGCCGGAAACAAAAGTACGCCAGAGCGCCGCTGGCGCGGGACCGCATGGGACGGCACTGACAAGAGCGGCTTCGATCTGCGACATGGCGATAGAGCGACAGGACGAACTAGGCCCAAGACAGCAAGGTGATCGTGGGTTTGGTGAGTAATTGCTGCTAAATCAAGGGCCAAGACTGGCAGTGACTCCCTCCGATCCGGTCGTCTGGGGAATTCGGAAACAAATGGAAAAATGCCATGTCCTCATCGCCCGCATCAGGCTGTGATCGTTGATCTCTGAAAACGGTTGTGGATGTCAAAGATCGCACAAACCCCTGCCCCGATCGGACACCGCTGTCACGGCAAAACAAGCAGATTCCGCTTCCAAGCGCTTGGCATCCCACTTTTATCATCAGCCAATCAGAACCAAGGCGCAAATCCTCTAGTTTGTCTTgctcggcctcggcccgGACGGAACGTGGAAACCGGCACGGCACCGCGCAATTCAACCAAGCACCGACCCTTAATCAAGCCAACCTTTTTCCTCCGTGTCACCTCCGCCGATCGCCGAGATCACAACCATAACCACACATCCCGAAAATGGTCCCGAGAATACACACCTACCGTCCGCTCCTGCGGCTTGCCCACCGGCAAATCCCCGCCCAACCCCGACCAAACCtcatcgccgccgtcgcGTTCTCAACCTCCCGGTCGACCCggaaccaaccaccaccaccaccaccaccaccaccctcacaaaccccctccaaacccctcccGGAAACCATCCACATCAGCGacgcctcccctccccctcccccagagcctctcatcaccaaaaccatccccaaccgccgccccaaccgccgccgtctgatctcccgcctcctcttcgccggcaccttcctcctcctcggcacaaTCGGCGGCTCAACCCTCcgcctcttcatctcccccccgacccctcccacccccgacACCGACCAAGACAAATACGTCATCTCCGACCTCCACTCCCAagcctcccgcctccccatCGTCCAGCAACTCTCCTCCGACCCAGCCTGGACCAGCTGGGAAGCctacaacaccctccccccctcccaccgcGCCCAGCACATAACAGCCCACACCCTCCGCGGCTCCCGCGGCGTGGGCGGCTACCAGCGCATCTTCCACAACGCCTCCACCGGCGAGCTCGTCTCGGTGATCTTCTTCGGTCCGGCCACCATCGGCTGGCCGGGTGTTGTTCACGGGGGGTGTTTAGCCACCATTCTGGATGAGAGCTGCGGTAGGGCGGCGTTTAAGCAATGGGGTGGGCTGGCGGGTGTGACTGCCAAGCTGAATATCGAATACAAAAAGGCGACGTTGGCGAATGGGTTCTATATCATAAGAGTAAGACCaaggacggaggaggagttgccTGAACgtgagagggggaagaggcatTACAAGAGCTGGGTGGACGCGGTGATTGAGGAGCCGGCTACGGGGCATGTGACGGTGAAGGCGGAGGCGTTGTTtgtgggggggaagggggatgggaagggggagggtaAGAAGAAGTTTAGttggggggggaaggtgcaGGATGCGCATGCCGAGTTTTGAATAGAATTGGGGGAGGTGTATGATAGGTGAGGAAAGACATCGTCATGTTGGAAGACCATGCGCCGAGAGCAATAGTGGGACACGGGCTTGTTGGTGGATATGATATGATATCAGCGGCCTACATAGCAGTTTTACGGCTTTTCAGACATAGAGTGGAGGATCATGTTCAAACAAGTAAGAGATTCTTGGTCAGGCTCTTAGTACTCTTTGTTCTGGGATGGTACTCGAATCCAAAGGCAGCCA
It contains:
- a CDS encoding uncharacterized protein (antiSMASH:Cluster_5; COG:I; EggNog:ENOG503NW83); the protein is MAYDYALVHLKYTIPLAALLTVIAYPIFHRIHFLQIGSLIVVSFLATLPWDSYLIRSNIWTYPPDAIIGPRLYGIPIEELFFFVIQTYITSLFYILLSKPLFHPLYLSTQRNSPQRIARGKVIGQGILVALTVYGVHQIRTGGPGTYLGLILAWAFPFALLTFTVAGRFILTLPLTSTVVPIIIPTVYLWLVDELALGRGTWAIESGTKLGWCLFGVLDIEEATFFLATNILIVFGMAVFDQYLAIIFAFPHLFPKVPRSPTPLMLVQSRFSNTKQYDLERIAGLSDAVTRLKAKSRSFYLANSLFTGRLRIDLILLYSFCRLADDLIDDSTSRAEVKSWTTKLYKFLDLHYKSDVKANKARIDDYIDEAFPPEAKSALKYLPATILPSQPLYQLIEGFELDSQFSFHDSSESAKFPIADEDKLNYYGQCVAGTVGELCVALIIEHCEPEMPDERKKMLMSASRTMGVALQYVNIARDIVVDAEMGRVYLPTTWLKEEGLTPEDVVAHPRGKHVENLRRRLLSEAFKLYDEARPKMNGIPKEARGPMIGAVETYMEIGRVLRELEGGVELERGKATVPGGRRLKTVLKALFSA
- a CDS encoding uncharacterized protein (antiSMASH:Cluster_5); protein product: MKPQEKSLLTHELAVWEKHAKGKGREEDEGLVMSWASDTFRAVPTTLSPMSTQPNVPQDRHIEILGRSLACRGPDGQLPFDLPQDRAEASLADPDNRRFWGVMRGTPEIFWESLREIAVMLHSGN
- a CDS encoding uncharacterized protein (antiSMASH:Cluster_5; EggNog:ENOG503P433; COG:S), with the protein product MHQNRGQPDRTLAHLFALVCETLCIGRTYKLVDTTAPKSLAITAVYVLLSLASATPVTLEARDLLNPIGPTATAEQEKWCLALDYDTYSCYNTAAISSTGQLNSGQDPGKSQNEILSFCHKEDCLTKHNIYVQSKCNNGWCAHMYDYYFESDFGIGGREHIAVWVQNGQLKFVSASEHGKWNIHFPGQNPKIRFEGSTHAKIVYHKDGAGTHAFRYANGGDEPPENHWQSWRWRIGAGLLKWDSIAGNLRTTLSQKDWGKAEVAVRDKGGKAWSFGWYLDRSRYYCVTELECPGNLATAFDPWA
- a CDS encoding uncharacterized protein (antiSMASH:Cluster_5; EggNog:ENOG503Q3DC; COG:S), whose amino-acid sequence is MVPRIHTYRPLLRLAHRQIPAQPRPNLIAAVAFSTSRSTRNQPPPPPPPPPSQTPSKPLPETIHISDASPPPPPEPLITKTIPNRRPNRRRLISRLLFAGTFLLLGTIGGSTLRLFISPPTPPTPDTDQDKYVISDLHSQASRLPIVQQLSSDPAWTSWEAYNTLPPSHRAQHITAHTLRGSRGVGGYQRIFHNASTGELVSVIFFGPATIGWPGVVHGGCLATILDESCGRAAFKQWGGLAGVTAKLNIEYKKATLANGFYIIRVRPRTEEELPERERGKRHYKSWVDAVIEEPATGHVTVKAEALFVGGKGDGKGEGKKKFSWGGKVQDAHAEF
- a CDS encoding uncharacterized protein (antiSMASH:Cluster_5) — protein: MESPELRWTTAKNQPKTKTAILLAVLFVRASSLPVALSLEAKETQDRHVHPAGAWQSPTVDATSTRAQWVSSYGNKPPKKAQENEPTVNGTSTRVQWVSSYGNNPPKKAQESPTVDATSTRAKWVSSYGNKPPKKGASFSDHWLPVGPGYLDLDALESGYHAHLMIMHDSTSWLQSGMTAIKGFMRRFA